The following nucleotide sequence is from Patescibacteria group bacterium.
GTATATTGGATGTACGAACGATATTGATAAACGACTGAAACAACACAATGACTTAAAATCAGGAGCACACTATACAAAAATTCGCAGACCGGTTATATTGGTACATTCAGAAACCTTTGATACATTAAAAGATGCGAGGAAACGGGAGGCAGAGATAAAAAGTTGGAATCGAGAGGAAAAATTAAAACTAATCAATCAGCGATAAATTAAACACTATGCAGGAATTTATCATTAACATCATCAAGCAAAACGCGGTAGATATTATTTGGATTACTATTTTGTTCTTTTTTGGTAAATTAGTTTTGAAATTAACCGTTAAGCGGCTGGCGCGGATAGTCGACGACGGGGATGACGAGAATGTTTCTCAAAAAGAAAAGAGAGCAGAAACTCTAGGAAACATAATTATCACAACAGGCAATGTCGTTGTTTATGTTGTGATTTTACTCATGACATTGAGTTTGTTCGGTATTGATATACGACCGGTATTAGCTGGTGCAGGTGTTATTGGACTTGCAATTGGCTTCGGGGCTCAATCATTAGTAAAGGACTTTGTTTCAGGACTGTTTATTTTAGTTGAAAATCAATATGGAATTGGCGACAAGGTAAAAATAGGTAGTTTTGAAGGGAAAGTTATAAGGATTACGATGCGTTCAACGGTGCTAAAGAATAATGAGGGACAAACATATTATATATCAAACGGACTAATTAAAGATGTAACCAACATGTCTCAAAACAAGGGTTAATATACCACCGTGTGTTAGTGTGCCAGTGCGACGCACATAACTTTTCGTGCGCCTGCACTTAGGAGCGTGTGTCTCGCCTCGTTCATTGTACTTCCGGTTGTAATGACATCATCAAGCAATATTACGTCTTGTCCTTTAATTTTTTGGGGATCGGAAACGGCAAATGCTCCTTTAATACTCTCCATTCGCATGTTTTTACCATGAAGTGATGTTTGGCTTGGTGTATCTTTTACTCTCGCAAACACTCCTGTCTCGAGCTTCAAAATGGGCATTCTCTC
It contains:
- a CDS encoding mechanosensitive ion channel, coding for MQEFIINIIKQNAVDIIWITILFFFGKLVLKLTVKRLARIVDDGDDENVSQKEKRAETLGNIIITTGNVVVYVVILLMTLSLFGIDIRPVLAGAGVIGLAIGFGAQSLVKDFVSGLFILVENQYGIGDKVKIGSFEGKVIRITMRSTVLKNNEGQTYYISNGLIKDVTNMSQNKG
- a CDS encoding GIY-YIG nuclease family protein, whose product is MKYKVYILECADTSLYIGCTNDIDKRLKQHNDLKSGAHYTKIRRPVILVHSETFDTLKDARKREAEIKSWNREEKLKLINQR